aagtgCCGGTaagcgtggcctaagaaactccgtacacccttcaccgaagttggaggtggaagtttagaaatcacctcaatctttgccttgtcaacttcaattccattctttgagattttgtggccaaggacaatgcttttctcgaccatgaaatgacatttctcccaattaagcaccaaatttatttcttcacatctagccaacatttatctaaatttgcaagacaatcatcagaagaatctccaaccatcgagaagtcatccatgaaaacttcaaggcagtcctccaccatgtccgtaaacatagccatcatacacctttgaaaagtcaccggtgcattgcacaaaccaaaggGCATCtacttgaaggcgaaagtaccatagggacatgtaaaagaTTGTTTTCACTTGGTGTTCTgtagcaataagaatttggttgtagcccgaatacccatcaagaaagcaatagaaagtaTGACCGGCCAATCTATCGAGTATTttatctaagaaaggaagtgaaaagtgatccttccttatgactttgtagagcttgcgatagtctatacacaGCCTCCATTCGGTCACCGTTCATGTAGGAAtaaactcattcttatcattggtgacccccgtcatgccccccttcttttgggacacattgaaccggagaagtccataaactatcggaaatggggtagataaccccggcatccaaccacttgataatctccttcttgataACTTCTTGCATAGACTCATTGAGACTCCTTtaatgttcaatagatggtttggcaccaTCCTCCaatttgatcttatgcatgcaaaaagcGGGGCTTATCTCCCGAATATCCGCTAAAGTCCATCCAAttgccttcttcctcttttgtagcaccgctaaagtggaatctacctgcacgtttgTCAAATAAGAGGagagaataaccggtaaagtagaacaagggccaagaaattcataccaaagatgtggaggcaatggattcaactccaaggtaggaggctcttcaatagaaggctttgtaggaggagttgtcctattttcaagatccaaagataatttttgaggtgcatagttgtacgaccccattccttggaaagagttcacacattccatgaagccatccatctcctaatcatcaaagttgagcaagacggcctccaacatatcaccaacattgattgtagcacttttatCATCAACAATGgaatcggtcaccaagtccacaaaagagcacacctcatttctatttggttgccgcatggacttgcacacatgaaataccaccttttcatcaccaacccgtaATGTAAGTTCTccagcttcaacatcacaaagagccttccccgtagcaaggaaagatctcccaagaataattcgcacttcataatcaacctcacaatctagaatgacaaaatccgtcgGAAGAATGTATTTATCAACAcaaaccaagacatcttcaatcactcccaaaggccTCTTCATAGTATGAtaggccatttgcaatctcatagaggtgggtcttggttgcccaatccctaaagtcttgaaaaccaaatagggcatcaaattgatacttttccCAAGATCACggagagctttagcaaactcggcacttccaattgtacaaggaatcgtgaaagcaccgggatcctccaacttaggatccattgaatgcacaattgcactcacttgatgagtgactttgatcatttcaaaattcattgaccgcttctttgttaCGATATCCTTCATAAACTTGTCATAACCTggtatttgttccaaagcttcaactaatggcacattgatcgagagactcttcatcatttgaatgaacttcttgaattgattctcgccatttttcttagcaagtctttgagggtatggaggcagaggcttaggcaatggtaccttagccttttgcactaccggctccggtatgtcaataatgtgatccctagacgggtttatATCCTTTTGAGTCTCTTcgacactatcatcaatatcaatccgaacttcatcattaggtcgcaccacattgttcgggatctcttaTTCTtgcaccacttgctcatcatccacaatttgCCTTTGAATTGAGGTGGGTGTATTCTCACCTCTTCCACTTTTTGTAGTAAcagccatggcatgtcccgtgttgtttccaccctttgaGTTTACtactgtgtcacttggtagtgcccccctaggacgagaatttagagcttgagagatttgccccatttgaacttctaagttgcaaattaatgtgttgtgtgaggcaagttgggcatccgaatcggcattcttttccatcatttgcttgaacatattttcaatatgCCCCATCTCGTTATTTGAATAATTTGCACTATGgggaggataaggaggtgggttgctc
The DNA window shown above is from Nicotiana tomentosiformis chromosome 8, ASM39032v3, whole genome shotgun sequence and carries:
- the LOC138897214 gene encoding uncharacterized protein, with translation MGQISQALNSRPRGALPSDTVVNSKGGNNTGHAMAVTTKSGRGYDKFMKDIVTKKRSMNFEMIKVTHQVSAIVHSMDPKLEDPGAFTIPCTIGSAEFAKALRDLGKSINLMPYLVFKTLGIGQPRPTSMRLQMAYHTMKRPLGVIEDVLVCVDKYILPTDFVILDCEVDYEVRIILGRSFLATGKALCDVEAGELTLRVGDEKVVFHVCKSMRQPNRNEVCSFVDLVTDSIVDDKSATINVGDMLEAVLLNFDD